The Nocardioides pantholopis genome window below encodes:
- the tyrS gene encoding tyrosine--tRNA ligase: protein MSLDPTLLDDLEWRGLVAHSTDRDALREALCSGSVRYYVGFDPTAPSLHMGNLLQIVTAMRLQRAGHTPYVLVGGATGLIGDPRDSGERILNSLDTVKDWVERVRRQIEPFLSFEGENGATMVNNYDWTASMSTIDFLRDIGKHFPVNRMLARETVKRRLEGGGISYTEFSYVLLQSMDFLNLHRDHGVTLQFGGSDQWGNLTGGVELIRRADGGHAHAFATPLITKADGTKYGKTEGGALWLDADMMAPYAFYQFWLNVEDEKVGELLRAFTFLTRAEIEDLEATHAEKPFLRAGQKALAEQVTTLVHGAEETARIQAASAALFGGGDLSGLRGATLAAALREAGSTVVDRNAPMPGVVDLLVLSGLAKSKGEARRTITEGGAYLNNVRVEDVDAVPTEADLVAGHWLVLRRGKKRFAGVEVR, encoded by the coding sequence GTGTCCCTCGATCCCACCCTTCTGGACGACCTCGAGTGGCGCGGCCTGGTCGCGCACTCGACGGACCGCGACGCGCTGCGCGAGGCGCTGTGCTCCGGGAGCGTGCGCTACTACGTGGGCTTCGACCCGACCGCGCCGAGCCTGCACATGGGCAACCTCCTCCAGATCGTCACCGCGATGCGGCTCCAGCGCGCCGGCCACACGCCGTACGTGCTCGTCGGCGGCGCCACCGGCCTGATCGGGGACCCACGGGACTCCGGTGAGCGGATCCTCAACTCCCTCGACACCGTCAAGGACTGGGTGGAGCGGGTCCGCCGCCAGATCGAGCCGTTCCTGTCCTTCGAGGGCGAGAACGGCGCGACGATGGTCAACAACTACGACTGGACCGCCTCGATGTCGACCATCGACTTCCTGCGCGACATCGGCAAGCACTTCCCGGTGAACCGGATGCTGGCCCGGGAGACCGTGAAGCGCCGCCTCGAGGGCGGCGGGATCAGCTACACGGAGTTCAGCTACGTGCTGCTGCAGTCGATGGACTTCCTCAACCTCCACCGCGACCACGGGGTGACGCTGCAGTTCGGCGGGTCGGACCAGTGGGGCAACCTCACCGGCGGCGTCGAGCTGATCCGGCGCGCTGACGGGGGACACGCCCACGCGTTCGCGACGCCGCTGATCACCAAGGCCGACGGCACCAAGTACGGCAAGACCGAGGGCGGCGCCCTGTGGCTGGACGCCGACATGATGGCGCCGTACGCCTTCTACCAGTTCTGGCTCAACGTCGAGGACGAGAAGGTGGGGGAGCTGCTGCGCGCCTTCACGTTCCTCACCCGTGCGGAGATCGAGGACCTGGAGGCCACGCACGCCGAGAAGCCGTTCCTGCGGGCCGGCCAGAAGGCGCTGGCGGAGCAGGTCACCACGTTGGTGCACGGGGCGGAGGAGACCGCACGCATCCAGGCAGCCTCCGCCGCTCTGTTCGGCGGCGGTGACCTCAGCGGTCTGCGGGGAGCGACGCTGGCGGCCGCCCTGCGGGAGGCCGGCTCGACAGTCGTGGACCGGAACGCCCCCATGCCTGGCGTCGTCGACCTGCTGGTGCTCTCGGGCCTGGCCAAGAGCAAGGGGGAGGCCCGCCGCACGATCACGGAGGGCGGCGCCTACCTCAACAACGTGCGGGTCGAGGACGTCGACGCGGTGCCGACCGAGGCCGACCTCGTGGCAGGCCACTGGCTGGTGCTGCGCCGCGGCAAGAAGCGCTTCGCAGGCGTCGAAGTGCGCTGA
- a CDS encoding sensor histidine kinase: protein MARFFGIGYGWDRPLQRRRALRWDLVVALCYAAGALLSLETSRSLGAITDSDLSRGWQYLWIAVPALSLVVRRVLPLYTLALACAHLALTAWLAPELSGVFAAQFYYFFVLFTAVAWSHDRRLAAVMSIVFAAVTSTWVLAEVLVRDTLDPFDRLPDTGPFSPTVAAAISIALTSATLFCSTVGAGALTWRAAFRAARSREQALTIVDQADRLSEQAVTSERLRIARELHDVVGHHVAVIGIQTAAARRTFEVSPEQATTAMLQSEETARSATRDLRLILTALRGRDDHHDAAGPQPGLSSIDETIESFEQLGLTVELKDTGDLESVPMAVGLALHRILQESLTNVRRHSTADHVDVRLDVTSTGPDAGTASLTVGDNGRPRGGTSGSQVGLVGMRERALLHHGTLRTSTTATGGFEVAVNLEWGAE from the coding sequence GTGGCCCGGTTCTTCGGAATCGGCTACGGCTGGGACCGGCCCCTCCAGCGGCGCCGCGCTCTGCGCTGGGACCTCGTCGTGGCCCTGTGCTACGCGGCCGGCGCGTTGCTCTCCCTGGAGACCAGCCGCAGCCTGGGCGCCATCACCGACAGCGACCTCAGCCGCGGCTGGCAGTACCTGTGGATCGCGGTCCCGGCGCTCTCGCTGGTGGTACGCCGGGTCCTGCCGCTCTACACGCTGGCCCTGGCCTGTGCCCACCTGGCCCTGACCGCCTGGCTGGCTCCCGAGCTCTCCGGTGTCTTCGCCGCCCAGTTCTACTACTTCTTCGTGCTCTTCACTGCGGTCGCCTGGTCGCACGACCGCCGTCTCGCCGCCGTGATGAGCATCGTCTTCGCCGCGGTGACGTCGACGTGGGTGCTCGCCGAGGTGCTGGTGCGCGACACCCTCGACCCCTTCGACCGGCTGCCCGACACCGGGCCGTTCTCGCCGACGGTCGCCGCCGCGATCTCGATTGCCCTGACGAGCGCCACCCTCTTCTGCAGCACCGTCGGCGCCGGGGCCCTGACCTGGCGGGCCGCGTTCCGCGCCGCCCGGTCCCGGGAGCAGGCACTGACGATCGTCGACCAGGCCGACCGGCTCAGCGAGCAGGCCGTGACCTCCGAGCGCCTGCGGATCGCGCGGGAGCTGCACGACGTCGTGGGTCACCACGTGGCGGTGATCGGGATCCAGACCGCTGCCGCCCGCCGTACCTTCGAGGTCTCACCCGAGCAGGCCACGACCGCGATGCTGCAGTCCGAGGAGACCGCCCGCTCGGCCACCCGGGACCTGCGGCTGATCCTCACCGCCCTGCGCGGGCGCGACGACCACCACGACGCCGCCGGTCCGCAGCCGGGGCTCTCCAGCATCGACGAGACCATCGAGTCCTTCGAGCAGCTGGGGCTCACCGTCGAGCTCAAGGACACCGGGGACCTGGAGTCGGTTCCGATGGCCGTCGGCCTCGCGCTGCACCGCATCCTCCAGGAGTCACTCACCAACGTGCGCCGCCACTCCACCGCCGACCACGTCGACGTGCGCCTCGACGTCACCAGCACCGGGCCGGACGCCGGGACGGCGAGCCTGACCGTGGGCGACAACGGGCGCCCACGCGGCGGCACCTCCGGCAGCCAGGTCGGTCTCGTCGGCATGCGGGAGCGCGCGCTGCTCCACCACGGCACCCTGCGCACCTCGACCACCGCCACCGGTGGCTTCGAGGTCGCGGTCAACCTCGAGTGGGGAGCCGAGTAG
- a CDS encoding PAS domain-containing hybrid sensor histidine kinase/response regulator produces MELAALHREILERSTDGIWVHDLAGRTIYANPEIARLYGAPASESVGLTVFDMLDEIGRGQFAAHLEDVRAGRVPDGEVEVEVQLVRRDGTPTWVIVRESVLRGPDGRPTALLHRLSGYDERRRTLEELRSSRGRLAEAQRIARIGSWEWDVTADVVTLSPELLDLYGLASRAGVVDYAGFLDLVHAEDRSGVDRAVHDALAGAGELGFLARMRGRDGWVWTRGRGVVHRDSVGGVRMAGTHQDVSETQQAYEALEVQLGQNALLHSVATAANESGSLLDVLRQARTLLLRHDQWERGRAFRPADDEDGVVPLPLDPADVHEDGASDGQAAVERDLAEEAARRREPCWDDAQRTIAFPVVLDEGVCAVVTITASARLRSLELVRPLVEQVAVQVARVAERERAQQQLADARDQAMAASRQKSEFLATMSHELRTPLNGVLGLTDLLVRTGLDPERLRLASGVQAASRALLGLINDVLDFAQLQAGTLELSLSDFDVRGLVDDVTGPLAESAESKGLALTVTCGPGVPAALRGDVGRIGQVLANVVSNAVKFTDRGAVTVDVGASPVGADGVLLCVEVADTGVGIEPGLVEAMFQPFTQADTSSTRVFGGAGLGLGIAREITRALGGELAYAARPEGGSVFTISVPVSVASPPASVSAPADPVGARSRSRVLVVEDNPVNQLVATGMLEAVGYAVRTAVDGVDALEILAEEQYDAILMDVQMPRLDGYDTTRELRLREPPGVRVPVIAMTAAARDGERERCLAAGMDDFLTKPVDPAALVTVLGRWLDPPVSVPPTQEKSVTSSSPLDALDVERLEMLRDLDPGNTTYLDRAIGNFAANAEPAVALIREAIAARDAVALRAAAHKLAGSALNLGVPSAGEAARALESLGDAGTTEGAEELVAPLEDALRRGLEALRAFQQSYS; encoded by the coding sequence ATGGAGCTCGCTGCGCTGCATCGAGAGATTCTGGAGCGGTCCACGGACGGCATCTGGGTCCACGACCTGGCGGGACGCACCATCTACGCCAACCCCGAGATCGCGCGCCTGTACGGCGCCCCCGCCTCCGAGTCGGTCGGGCTGACCGTGTTCGACATGCTCGACGAGATCGGCCGGGGGCAGTTCGCGGCCCATCTGGAGGACGTGCGCGCCGGGCGGGTCCCCGACGGCGAGGTCGAGGTGGAGGTCCAGCTCGTGCGCCGCGACGGCACCCCGACCTGGGTGATCGTGCGCGAGAGCGTCCTGCGCGGCCCGGACGGCCGGCCGACGGCGCTGCTGCACCGCCTCAGCGGGTACGACGAGCGCCGGCGCACCCTCGAGGAGCTGCGCAGCAGCCGCGGCCGGCTGGCCGAGGCCCAGCGGATCGCGCGGATCGGCAGCTGGGAGTGGGACGTCACCGCCGACGTGGTGACGCTGTCCCCGGAGCTGCTGGACCTCTACGGGCTCGCCTCGCGGGCCGGGGTCGTCGACTACGCGGGCTTCCTGGACCTGGTGCACGCCGAGGACCGGTCCGGCGTCGACCGTGCCGTCCACGACGCGCTGGCCGGCGCCGGCGAGCTCGGGTTCCTGGCCCGGATGCGGGGCCGCGACGGGTGGGTGTGGACCCGCGGACGCGGGGTGGTCCACCGCGACTCCGTCGGAGGCGTCCGGATGGCGGGGACCCACCAGGACGTTAGCGAGACCCAGCAGGCCTACGAGGCGCTGGAGGTCCAGCTCGGCCAGAACGCTCTCCTGCACTCGGTGGCGACCGCCGCCAACGAGTCCGGATCGCTCCTCGACGTCCTGCGCCAGGCCCGGACGCTGCTGCTGCGCCACGACCAGTGGGAGCGCGGCCGGGCGTTCCGGCCCGCCGACGACGAGGACGGCGTCGTCCCGCTGCCCCTGGACCCGGCGGACGTCCACGAGGACGGGGCATCGGACGGCCAGGCGGCGGTCGAGCGGGACCTCGCCGAGGAGGCGGCGCGCCGGCGGGAGCCCTGCTGGGACGACGCGCAGCGCACCATAGCCTTCCCGGTGGTCCTCGACGAGGGCGTGTGCGCGGTCGTCACGATCACCGCGTCGGCCCGCCTGCGCAGCCTGGAGCTGGTCCGGCCACTGGTCGAGCAGGTGGCGGTCCAGGTCGCGCGGGTCGCCGAGCGCGAGCGGGCGCAGCAGCAGCTCGCCGACGCCCGCGACCAGGCGATGGCGGCGTCCCGGCAGAAGTCGGAGTTCCTCGCGACGATGAGCCACGAGCTCCGCACGCCGCTCAACGGCGTGCTCGGGCTGACCGACCTGCTGGTGCGCACGGGGCTCGATCCGGAGCGGCTCCGGCTGGCCTCCGGGGTCCAGGCGGCCAGCCGGGCGCTGCTCGGGCTGATCAACGACGTCCTGGACTTCGCCCAGCTCCAGGCCGGAACCCTGGAGCTGTCCCTGTCGGACTTCGACGTCCGCGGGCTGGTCGACGACGTGACCGGGCCCCTCGCCGAGAGCGCCGAATCCAAGGGGCTGGCACTCACGGTGACCTGCGGGCCCGGCGTACCGGCGGCCCTGAGGGGTGACGTCGGCCGGATCGGCCAGGTGCTGGCCAACGTCGTCTCGAACGCGGTGAAGTTCACCGACCGCGGCGCGGTGACTGTCGACGTGGGCGCGTCGCCCGTCGGCGCGGACGGCGTCCTGCTGTGCGTCGAGGTCGCCGACACCGGGGTGGGCATCGAGCCCGGCTTGGTGGAGGCGATGTTCCAGCCGTTCACGCAGGCCGACACCTCGTCGACCCGGGTCTTCGGGGGCGCCGGCCTGGGGCTCGGGATCGCCCGCGAGATCACCCGCGCGCTCGGCGGCGAGCTGGCGTACGCCGCGCGCCCCGAGGGCGGGAGCGTCTTTACGATCAGCGTGCCCGTCTCCGTGGCCTCCCCGCCGGCGTCGGTGAGCGCCCCGGCCGACCCCGTCGGCGCGCGGTCGCGGTCCCGGGTCCTCGTCGTCGAGGACAACCCCGTCAACCAGCTGGTCGCGACCGGCATGCTCGAAGCGGTGGGGTACGCCGTCCGGACCGCCGTGGACGGCGTGGACGCGCTGGAGATCCTCGCCGAGGAGCAGTACGACGCGATCCTGATGGACGTGCAGATGCCGCGCCTGGACGGCTACGACACGACCCGCGAGCTGCGCTTGCGGGAGCCCCCCGGCGTCCGGGTGCCGGTCATCGCGATGACCGCCGCCGCCCGCGACGGCGAGCGCGAGCGGTGCCTCGCCGCCGGCATGGACGACTTCCTCACCAAGCCCGTGGACCCCGCCGCCCTGGTGACGGTCCTCGGCCGGTGGCTGGACCCGCCAGTCTCCGTTCCCCCCACCCAGGAGAAATCCGTGACCTCGTCCTCCCCCCTGGACGCACTCGACGTCGAGCGGCTCGAGATGCTGCGCGACCTCGACCCGGGCAACACGACCTACCTCGACCGCGCGATCGGCAACTTCGCGGCCAACGCGGAGCCGGCCGTCGCGCTGATCCGCGAGGCCATCGCGGCCCGGGACGCCGTCGCCCTGCGCGCGGCGGCCCACAAGCTCGCCGGCAGCGCGCTCAACCTCGGCGTCCCGTCCGCGGGCGAGGCCGCCCGAGCCCTGGAGTCCCTCGGCGACGCCGGGACGACCGAGGGTGCCGAGGAGCTGGTCGCACCGCTCGAGGACGCGCTGCGGAGGGGCCTGGAGGCGCTGCGCGCCTTCCAGCAGAGCTACTCCTGA
- the lxmK gene encoding class V lanthionine synthetase subunit LxmK: MRIDPRLDGFLEQHGLGRLRPETAKEQLGRNSNFLVVTTTGRQLFVKRIRMRGGDSLERFRACAAFDALRCSDAEVREQLRTAPLVAADEELGFLAYEAVPGAESLALLAGDQENRIAEEHGAELGSILAAVHRLSADRVPERENEPVMPPVAWLDVLPWPVYQGSSAPALQIWHRLQSDTEVRSALARLRADEKAARQCAVHGDVRLDQFLVGSDGVLRLVDLEEFRRGDAARDVGAMVGEWLHRATLDLLGDRDTDPAAALGEVDLDHEDVVASGVAALERRRPAVTRFWNAYRAAGGGSDDPAFLDRVTRFAGWHMFDRLIAAAENASRISALHWGAAGIGRQALLHPRAAAPALGLPATTDHTALEEDAA, encoded by the coding sequence ATGCGTATCGACCCCCGGCTCGACGGTTTCCTCGAGCAGCACGGGCTCGGCCGGCTCCGGCCGGAGACCGCCAAGGAGCAGCTCGGCCGCAACAGCAACTTCCTGGTCGTCACGACCACCGGACGTCAGCTGTTCGTGAAGCGCATCCGGATGCGTGGCGGCGACTCCCTGGAGCGGTTCCGGGCCTGCGCCGCCTTCGACGCGCTGCGGTGCTCCGACGCCGAGGTGCGCGAGCAGCTCCGGACCGCACCGCTGGTCGCGGCCGACGAGGAGCTCGGGTTCCTGGCCTACGAGGCGGTGCCCGGCGCGGAGAGCCTGGCGCTGCTCGCCGGTGATCAGGAGAACCGCATCGCCGAGGAGCACGGGGCAGAGCTCGGGTCGATCCTCGCCGCCGTGCACCGACTCAGCGCGGACCGGGTGCCCGAGCGCGAGAACGAGCCGGTGATGCCCCCCGTCGCCTGGCTCGACGTGCTGCCGTGGCCCGTCTACCAGGGCTCGTCCGCGCCCGCGCTCCAGATCTGGCACCGCCTGCAGTCCGACACCGAGGTGCGCTCCGCGCTGGCCCGTCTGCGCGCCGACGAGAAGGCGGCCCGGCAGTGCGCGGTCCACGGCGACGTGCGCCTGGACCAGTTCCTCGTCGGCAGCGACGGGGTGCTGCGCCTGGTCGACCTCGAGGAGTTCCGTCGCGGCGACGCGGCCCGGGACGTCGGGGCGATGGTCGGCGAATGGCTGCACCGCGCCACCCTGGACCTGCTCGGGGACCGGGACACCGACCCCGCCGCCGCCCTCGGCGAGGTCGACCTGGACCACGAGGACGTCGTCGCCAGCGGGGTCGCGGCCCTGGAGCGGCGCCGCCCGGCGGTCACCCGCTTCTGGAACGCCTACCGCGCCGCCGGCGGCGGCAGCGACGACCCCGCGTTCCTGGACCGGGTGACCCGGTTCGCCGGCTGGCACATGTTCGACCGGCTGATCGCCGCCGCGGAGAACGCCAGCCGCATCTCGGCCCTCCACTGGGGGGCTGCCGGGATCGGGCGCCAGGCCCTCCTGCACCCCCGCGCCGCGGCACCCGCCCTGGGACTGCCGGCCACCACCGACCACACCGCCCTCGAGGAGGACGCCGCATGA
- a CDS encoding MBL fold metallo-hydrolase — translation MQTSLEFLGTATTLLRLGPFTLLTDPNFLHRGQRAYLGKGLFSKRLTEPSRQPYELPELDAVVLSHLHGDHFDRIARRELDRGLPVLTTPAAGRKLRSWGFGSARGMTTWETHELVDGDWRLGVTAVPGQHGPGIARHLMPPVMGTVLELSRAGGAPWRGYLSGDTLCRPWLREIVERTGPLDAAVLHLGGTRALGLLVTMDGDQGADLVTLLRPAVTVPVHHDDYTVFRSPLSDFLRACDERAVQTQVRTVARGATIPLAAGERAGGQE, via the coding sequence ATGCAGACCAGTCTGGAGTTTCTCGGCACCGCGACCACCCTGTTGCGGCTGGGTCCATTCACGCTGCTCACGGACCCGAACTTCCTGCACCGGGGGCAGCGGGCCTACCTGGGCAAGGGGCTGTTCTCCAAGCGGCTCACCGAGCCGTCGCGTCAGCCGTACGAGCTTCCCGAGCTCGACGCGGTCGTCCTCTCCCACCTGCACGGGGACCACTTCGACCGGATCGCCCGGCGCGAGCTGGACCGCGGACTGCCGGTGCTGACCACCCCGGCGGCCGGCCGGAAGCTGCGCTCCTGGGGGTTCGGCTCGGCGCGGGGGATGACGACGTGGGAGACCCACGAGCTCGTCGACGGCGACTGGCGCCTGGGAGTCACCGCAGTGCCGGGCCAGCACGGGCCCGGGATCGCCCGGCACCTGATGCCGCCGGTGATGGGCACCGTGCTCGAGCTGAGCCGGGCCGGCGGCGCCCCGTGGCGCGGCTACCTCAGCGGCGACACGCTGTGCCGGCCCTGGCTGCGCGAGATCGTCGAGCGCACCGGCCCCCTCGACGCAGCCGTGCTGCACCTGGGCGGCACCCGTGCCCTGGGGCTGCTGGTCACGATGGACGGCGACCAGGGCGCGGACCTGGTGACGCTGCTGCGCCCCGCGGTCACGGTGCCGGTGCACCACGACGACTACACGGTCTTCCGCTCACCGCTCTCGGACTTCCTGAGAGCCTGCGACGAGCGGGCCGTGCAGACCCAGGTCCGCACCGTGGCGCGCGGAGCGACCATCCCGCTCGCAGCGGGTGAGCGGGCCGGCGGTCAGGAGTAG
- a CDS encoding T3SS effector HopA1 family protein: protein MSTLTAPVPATDLRTPSAELMATLEAIEVDPSDWTATVGPRRVSAESAAELRMALIGSLYEVLHAGRAEEKDLGRIVRERDVEEVLLASLPHATSPRAGRILELGDGGAVVDLGDVRAFVPDEHLPDSVRAGAIPEGVTVLALPAARPALSHGFFLIDGPRGMGERSARTRLRRLYLHAVDPESAAGAWRVVLETLNAADVPYRSKALSHRDGYPRRDAIVVYLPVEAAAVTEDVAAAVADVPGIAADTSAFAHRIRPGLAVADEPRDPRPQYRELSFGEHRSAVAATALIRAAQEPDSTLADLFVEECRKAHVDPAAPAFNLVPDQ, encoded by the coding sequence ATGAGCACGCTCACCGCCCCGGTCCCCGCGACCGACCTGCGCACCCCCTCCGCCGAGCTGATGGCGACCCTCGAGGCCATCGAGGTGGATCCGAGCGACTGGACCGCCACGGTCGGTCCGCGCCGGGTCTCGGCGGAGTCCGCCGCGGAGCTGCGCATGGCCCTGATCGGCTCGCTCTACGAGGTGCTCCACGCGGGCCGCGCCGAGGAGAAGGACCTCGGTCGCATCGTCCGCGAGCGGGACGTCGAGGAGGTCCTGCTCGCCAGCCTGCCGCACGCGACCAGCCCCCGGGCCGGCCGGATCCTGGAGCTCGGCGACGGCGGCGCCGTGGTCGACCTGGGCGACGTCCGCGCGTTCGTGCCCGACGAGCACCTGCCGGACTCGGTCCGTGCGGGCGCGATTCCCGAGGGGGTCACCGTGCTCGCGCTCCCGGCGGCCCGGCCGGCCCTCTCCCACGGGTTCTTCCTGATCGACGGTCCGCGCGGCATGGGCGAGCGCAGCGCCAGGACCCGGCTGCGCCGGCTCTACCTGCACGCCGTCGACCCCGAGAGCGCCGCCGGCGCCTGGCGGGTCGTGCTCGAGACCCTCAACGCCGCGGACGTGCCGTACCGCTCGAAGGCCCTCTCCCACCGCGACGGCTACCCGCGCCGCGACGCGATCGTGGTCTACCTGCCGGTCGAGGCCGCCGCGGTGACCGAGGACGTGGCAGCCGCCGTGGCCGACGTACCGGGCATCGCTGCGGACACCTCCGCGTTCGCGCACCGCATCCGCCCCGGGTTGGCCGTGGCCGACGAGCCGCGGGACCCGCGCCCGCAGTACCGCGAGCTCAGCTTCGGCGAGCACCGCAGCGCCGTCGCAGCGACCGCCCTGATCCGGGCCGCCCAGGAGCCGGACTCGACGCTCGCCGACCTCTTCGTCGAGGAGTGCCGCAAGGCGCACGTCGACCCCGCTGCCCCGGCGTTCAACCTCGTCCCCGATCAGTGA
- a CDS encoding serine/threonine-protein kinase encodes MIAGRYSLEHEIGRGGMGAVWLGRDEVLGRPVALKRLGMPLEGSSPDLERAAREARLAARLNHPRVVAVFDLVREGNEHWLVMEYVEGSTLAQLVRDRGPLTPDQAAPVLGQVAEALAAAHAAGIVHRDVKPSNILVGPHGEVKLSDFGIARAEADATLTRTGMVTGSPAYLAPEVASGHPATEASDIWSLGATLFHALAGAPPYEVSENVLGALYRIVHEDPPRLPDAGWLSPLLAATMTHDPAERWPAARVREYLAAGPADLAPLRSSRAARTPRPDPDRARTRAVPAVPAAGARSRRRAPVLPLFMGLAVVALLAVVAVAIGRDAGDGGRPAAAETSAPRSPSPTVAPGPTAAGMRSFVENYLRTAAEDPEAGYAMLTPGFQDQSNGLTGYTSFWGDVVWVDAIRITEADPETLEVGYTYTYQVASGAPHSEGVRLRLAYDDGRYLIAAEA; translated from the coding sequence GTGATCGCTGGCAGGTACTCGCTCGAGCACGAGATCGGGCGAGGCGGCATGGGGGCCGTGTGGCTGGGCCGCGACGAGGTCCTCGGCCGGCCCGTGGCGCTCAAGCGACTGGGCATGCCCCTGGAGGGCAGCTCCCCCGACCTGGAGCGAGCCGCACGGGAGGCGCGGCTGGCCGCCCGCCTCAACCACCCGCGCGTGGTGGCGGTCTTCGACCTGGTCCGCGAGGGCAACGAGCACTGGCTGGTGATGGAGTACGTCGAGGGCTCGACCCTCGCCCAGCTGGTCCGCGACCGGGGGCCGCTCACGCCGGACCAGGCCGCGCCCGTGCTCGGCCAGGTCGCCGAGGCGCTGGCCGCGGCGCACGCGGCCGGCATCGTGCACCGGGACGTGAAGCCGTCCAACATCCTGGTCGGACCCCACGGCGAGGTGAAGCTCTCCGACTTCGGCATCGCCCGCGCCGAGGCCGACGCGACCCTGACCCGCACCGGCATGGTCACCGGCTCCCCCGCCTACCTCGCCCCCGAAGTCGCATCCGGGCACCCCGCCACCGAGGCCAGCGACATCTGGTCGCTCGGCGCGACCCTCTTCCACGCCCTGGCCGGCGCTCCGCCGTACGAGGTGAGCGAGAACGTGCTCGGCGCGCTCTACCGGATCGTGCACGAGGACCCGCCCCGGCTCCCGGACGCGGGCTGGCTGTCGCCGCTGCTCGCGGCCACGATGACGCACGACCCGGCCGAGCGGTGGCCGGCAGCCCGAGTGCGGGAGTACCTGGCGGCCGGCCCGGCCGACCTGGCCCCGCTCCGCTCGTCGCGAGCTGCCCGCACCCCCCGCCCCGACCCGGACCGGGCCCGCACCCGGGCCGTTCCGGCCGTCCCCGCGGCCGGGGCGCGCAGCCGCCGCCGCGCGCCGGTCCTGCCGCTCTTCATGGGCCTCGCGGTGGTGGCGCTGCTGGCGGTCGTCGCGGTGGCGATCGGCCGCGACGCCGGCGACGGCGGCCGACCCGCGGCCGCCGAGACCTCCGCCCCCAGGTCCCCCAGCCCCACCGTGGCCCCGGGGCCCACGGCGGCCGGGATGCGCAGCTTCGTCGAGAACTACCTGCGCACCGCCGCCGAGGATCCCGAGGCCGGATACGCGATGCTCACCCCCGGCTTCCAGGACCAGAGCAATGGGCTCACGGGGTACACCTCGTTCTGGGGCGACGTGGTCTGGGTCGACGCCATCCGGATCACCGAGGCCGACCCCGAGACGCTCGAGGTGGGCTACACCTACACCTACCAGGTCGCCTCGGGAGCGCCGCACAGCGAGGGCGTCCGGCTGCGGCTCGCGTACGACGACGGGCGCTACCTGATCGCGGCCGAGGCCTGA
- a CDS encoding response regulator transcription factor, translated as MRVLLVDDEKLVRAGFTMLFGVEPLLEVVGEACDGAEAVELALRLRPDVILMDVQMPVMNGIEATRAITAQTDAKVLILTTFDDEENVLESLQAGASGFLLKNTDPAQLVHAINTAAEGHALLAPEVTRQIIRRGVGSLETDPTGPTPEPGPSEEQRRLLETLTEREREVLELVAHGMSNHEIAEALFVGPATVKSHVSACLAKLGVRDRVQLVVLAFEAGVVDRSPDPTSGSTNP; from the coding sequence ATCCGGGTGCTCCTGGTGGACGACGAGAAGCTCGTGCGCGCCGGCTTCACGATGCTCTTCGGCGTCGAGCCCCTCCTCGAGGTCGTGGGTGAGGCCTGTGACGGCGCGGAGGCCGTCGAGCTCGCGCTCCGCCTGCGCCCGGACGTGATCCTCATGGACGTTCAGATGCCGGTCATGAACGGCATCGAGGCCACCCGCGCCATCACCGCGCAGACCGACGCCAAGGTCCTCATCCTGACCACGTTCGACGACGAGGAGAACGTGCTGGAGAGCCTTCAGGCCGGCGCGAGCGGGTTCCTGCTCAAGAACACCGACCCGGCGCAGCTGGTCCACGCGATCAACACCGCCGCGGAGGGACACGCCCTGCTCGCGCCGGAGGTGACCCGTCAGATCATCCGGCGCGGTGTCGGCTCGCTCGAGACGGACCCGACCGGGCCGACACCCGAGCCCGGTCCCTCCGAGGAGCAGCGGCGCCTCCTCGAGACGCTGACCGAGCGCGAGCGTGAGGTGCTCGAGCTGGTCGCGCACGGGATGTCGAACCACGAGATCGCCGAAGCGCTCTTCGTCGGGCCGGCGACCGTGAAGTCGCACGTCTCCGCCTGCCTCGCCAAGCTGGGGGTCCGGGACCGCGTCCAGCTGGTCGTCCTGGCCTTCGAGGCCGGGGTCGTGGACCGCTCCCCCGACCCGACGTCCGGGTCCACCAATCCCTGA